In the Helianthus annuus cultivar XRQ/B chromosome 11, HanXRQr2.0-SUNRISE, whole genome shotgun sequence genome, one interval contains:
- the LOC110887729 gene encoding uncharacterized protein LOC110887729: protein MDSPSSSSMLNYCYHEFFADGDGSTDEEVEQEAVTGACKLAMRYAEHCGRPQAKKGKRGYIERDRRGAHDRLMKDYFDEEPTYSNEMFRRRFRMSKRLFLRIVHDLEANYDFFKQKADARGELGFTGIQKCTSALRILAYGNTTDINDEYLKMGEKTTRDSLEHFCRGIIDVYGARYLRTPTWDDLQKIYEVHNAEHGLPGMIGSIDCMHWRWDNCPTAWRGQHTRGDQKGPTIILQAVASQDLWVWSAYFGVVGSCNDINVFEQSPLLEEWISGKAPKASFYANGNYYPHGYYLSDGIYPRYSIFVKTYSDPIDEKRAYFKKVQESSRKDIERCFGVLKQHWHYLRNPCRAWSKQKMRDAMYACIIMHNMILEDEGKAICQNYVPEAVQEEHPQASMEERVNNARELRYEPYHSQLMVDLLHHAWSVRYVPPEGEEESEDEN from the exons ATGGATTCTCCTAGTTCTTCCTCCATGCTAAACTATTGTTACCACGAGTTTTTTGCGGATGGCGATGGTTCAACCGATGAGGAGGttgagcaagaggcggttacggGTGCTTGTAAACTAGCGATGAGATATGCCGAGCATTGTGGTCGCCCCCAAGCCAAAAAAGGTAAAAGAGGTTATATTGAACGAGACCGACGCGGGGCACATGATCGTTTGATGAAAGATTATTTTGATGAGGAGCCGACATATTCGAACGAAATGTTTAGACGTCGTTTCCGAATGAGTAAGCGGTTATTTCTACGTATAGTCCACGACTTGGAAGCCAACTacgatttttttaaacaaaaagcgGATGCGAGAGGGGAACTTGGATTTACCGGTATCCAAAAGTGTACCTCGGCGTTACGAATCCTTGCTTATGGAAACACTACCGACATCAATGACGAGTATCTAAAAATGGGGGAGAAAACAACGAGAGATAGCTTGGAGCATTTTTGTCGCG gtataatTGATGTGTACGGTGCGCGTTATCTTAGAACGCCCACATGGGACGACCTTCAAAAGATCTACGAGGTACATAATGCCGAGCATGGTTTGCCTGGTATGATCGGGAGCATAGATTGCATGCATTGGCGTTGGGATAACTGCCCGACTGCATGGCGAGGCCAACACACACGTGGTGACCAAAAAGGACCCACTATTATTCTTCAGGCGGTTGCTTCacaggacctttgggtttggtcggcttactttggcgtggtcgggtcatgcaatgatattaatgtttttgaacaatctccgctgttagaggagtggatttctggcaaagctcctaaagcgtcgttttacgcaaatggaaactactaccctcatgggtattatttgagcgacggaatatatcctaggtattcgattttcgtgaagacgtatagtgatcctattgatgaaaaaagagcatattttaaaaaggttcaagagtcttcacgaaaagacattgagagatgctttggggttcttaaaCAACACTGGCAttatttgagaaatccttgtcgtgcatggagcaagcaaaaaatgagagatgctatgtacgcgtgtataatcatgcacaacatgattttggaagacgaaggaaaggCAATATGCCAGAATTATGTGCCAGAAGCCGTTCAAGAAGAGCATCCGCAGGcgtcaatggaagaaagagtgaataatgcgcgagagttgcgttacgaaccgtaccattcccagttaatggttgatttactacaccacgcatggtcggttcggtaTGTACCACCGGAGGGAGAGGAAGAAAGCGAAGATGAAAActag
- the LOC110889524 gene encoding mitogen-activated protein kinase kinase kinase 1, with amino-acid sequence MHHLSQFLVINGGSRKKKKPSAKPKLERMNARKNFDYEAPIASTSSEDCCVWSPALRGSGTQLVDIPTSFRIDGSDLGQLDEVYRSLGLESAEDLGIPLDSWNNSKIRSSCDAVSASRLNLQSDCDSTTIVNEQHEEELNEIVENRCDEDIVRVCSGDVVRASGGNRAGNGIKGVRPPVLSPPLIPQHLLQHDAGCEWDSLRNFTSREGCSGNVNEQRFSLSDEEEAGVEDVGLRLERARISASCSFSTSNDDDSSSTTTEPPSSVSPNGVGCHISAHGRFRHITITHWQRGDLLGRGSFGSVYEGICDGGYFIAVKEVSLLDQGEQGRQSVSQLEQEIALLSQFEHDNIVRYYGTDKDDSKLYIFLELVTKGSLLSLYQRYHLQDCQVSSYTRQILHGLKYLHDRRVVHRDVKCANILVDANGSVKLADFGLAKATTFNDVKSCKGTAFWMAPEVVNNKSKGYGLAADIWSLGCTVLEMLTHRIPYSPMECMAALFRIGNGIPPPIPDNLSKEARDFISQCFRVNPADRPTASQLLDHPFVRRPLPLSTASSIS; translated from the exons ATGCATCATTTGTCTCAATTTCTCGTCATTAATGGCGGTTCACGCAAGAAGAAGAAACCGTCAGCCAAACCGAAGCTCGAGCGGATGAATGCACGGAAGAATTTCGACTACGAGGCTCCAATCGCGTCCACTTCGTCGGAAGACTGTTGTGTATGGTCACCGGCTCTTCGAGGTTCAGGTACTCAATTAGTTGATATTCCTACGAGTTTTCGGATTGACGGAAGTGATTTAGGTCAACTTGATGAAGTTTATCGTAGCTTAGGGTTAGAAAGTGCCGAAGATTTAGGTATTCCTTTGGATTCATGGAATAATAGTAAGATCCGGTCTAGTTGTGATGCGGTTTCTGCCTCTCGTTTAAATTTACAAAGTGATTGTGATTCGACTACGATTGTAAATGAACAGCATGAGGAAGAATTGAATGAAATTGTTGAAAATCGATGTGATGAGGATATAGTTAGGGTTTGTTCTGGTGATGTTGTTAGGGCTAGTGGTGGTAACAGAGCTGGGAATGGAATTAAAGGTGTGCGGCCTCCGGTGCTTTCGCCTCCGTTAATTCCGCAACACTTGTTACAGCATGATGCTGGATGTGAATGGGATAGTTTAAGAAATTTCACTTCTCGTGAAGGTTGTTCTGGTAATGTGAATGAGCAACGGTTTAGCTTGTCGGATGAAGAAGAAGCTGGTGTTGAGGATGTTGGTTTGAGGCTTGAAAGGGCGAGGATTTCGGCGTCTTGTTCTTTTTCGACTTCGAATGATGATGATTCGTCTAGTACTACCACGGAACCTCCGTCAAGTGTGTCGCCGAATGGGGTTGGGTGTCATATATCTGCACATGGAAGGTTTAGGCATATCACGATTACTCACTGGCAGAGGGGCGATCTCCTGGGGCGTGGGTCGTTTGGATCGGTCTATGAAGGCATTTGCGA tggtggatattttattgccgtAAAGGAAGTCTCTTTGCTTGATCAAGGGGAACAGGGAAGGCAAAGCGTTTCCCAACTTGAACAG GAAATTGCTCTTTTAAGCCAGTTTGAACATGACAACATAGTACGATACTATGGGACTGATAAG GATGACTCAAAGCTGTATATATTTCTTGAGCTTGTAACAAAAGGTTCTCTTCTAAGTCTCTATCAAAGATACCATCTTCAAGATTGTCAAGTTTCCTCATACACACGCCAGATCCTACACGGTCTGAAGTATCTGCATGACCGTCGTGTGGTGCACAG GGATGTAAAATGTGCAAACATATTGGTTGATGCTAATGGCTCAGTAAAACTTGCAGATTTTGGGCTGGCAAAG GCCACTACGTTCAATGATGTGAAGTCTTGCAAGGGAACTGCATTCTGGATGGCTCCTGAG GTTGTTAATAATAAAAGCAAGGGGTATGGACTTGCAGCAGACATATGGAGCCTCGGTTGTACGGTCTTGGAGATGTTGACACATAGGATTCCATACTCTCCAATGGAATGT ATGGCTGCATTATTTAGAATTGGAAATGGTATTCCTCCACCGATTCCGGATAACCTTTCAAAAGAAGCAAGGGATTTCATATCTCAGTGCTTTCGTGTTAATCCAGCAGATCGCCCGACTGCTAGTCAACTCTTGGACCATCCATTTGTTAGACGGCCGCTTCCTTTGTCCACAGCAAGTTCAATTTCATGA